In the genome of Streptomyces sp. NBC_00433, the window TGCCGGCGTACGCCGACGCCATCGCCCCGGGCATCGCCTTCGCGCAGGCCATCGGCCGCTGGGGCAACTGGTTCAACCAGGAGCTGTACGGCGGGCCGACCACCCTGCCGTGGGGCCTGAAGATCGACGCCGCGCACCGGCCCGACAACACGCCGGACCTGGTCACGTACCACCCGACGTTCCTCTACGAGTCGCTGTGGTGCATCGGGGTCGCGCTGCTGGTGATCTGGGCCGACCGGCGCTTCAAGCTCGGGCACGGCCGGGCCTTCGCGCTCTACGTCGCCGCCTACACGGTGGGCCGGGCGTGGATCGAGCACATGCGGGTCGACTACGCGCACCACATCCTGGGCATGCGTCTCAACGACTGGACGGCGATCGTCGTCTTCGTCGGCGCCGTCGTCTACCTGGTGCTCTCCGCCCGGATGCGCCCCGGCCGCGAGGAGACCGTGGAGCCGCTGCCCGCCGGGGACGCGGGCCTGGCGGCGGAAGGCGCCGGGGACACCGCGGCCGAGGCCGACGGGACCGCCGTCGACCTGGGGAAAGAGCCCGCCGCCGACTCCGCGCCGGACGCGGCCGGTGACACGGCGGAGTCGCCGGAGGCCGACGAGCAGGCCGAGGGCGAGCCGTCCAAGGCTGCCGCAGGACCGGCCGGCGGACCGGTCACCCCGTAGTTTCCGCAGGTCAGGTCAGCCTTTCCTTGCTGGCGGGCGCCCCGCGTCCGCAGGTACGGTCGAACCCGTTTCCGAAACGGACGCGGCCGCACGGCCGCGCGGGGGAGGGTGAACCGTATGACAAGCGCCGCCGTCGAGAAGGCCGCCGCCACGCCGTACCACGTCCCCCACCACGTGCACAGGGACGTGACCGGCGGGTGGCTGCGGCCCGCCGTCTTCGGGGCGATGGACGGCCTGGTGTCCAACCTCGCGCTGATGACCGGCGTGGCCGGCGGTGACGTGAGCTCCCGCACCGTGGTGGTCACCGGCCTGGCGGGCCTGGCGGCCGGCGCCTTCTCCATGGCGGCCGGCGAATACACCTCGGTGGCCTCCCAGCGCGAGCTGGTCGAGGCCGAGCTGGCCGTCGAGCGGATCGAGCTGGACCGGCACCCCGAGGACGAGCTGCGGGAGCTGGCAGCCCTCTACGTCTCCCGCGGGGTGGAGCCCGCGCTGGCCCACGAGGTGGCCAGGCAGCTGTCCGCCGACCCCGAGCAGGCACTGGAGATCCACGCCCGCGAGGAGCTGGGCGTGGACCCGACCGACCTGCCCTCGCCGCTGCTGGCCGCCGGCTCGTCCTTCGTGTCCTTCGCGCTGGGCGCGCTGCTGCCGGTGCTGCCGTATCTGCTGGGCGCCGACGTGCTGTGGCCCGCGGTGCTGCTCGCCCTGGCCGGGCTCTTCGGCTGCGGGGCCGCTGTGGCGCGGGTGACCGCCAGGTCCTGGTGGTACGGCGGCCTTCGCCAGCTGGCCTTGGGCGGGGCGGCCTGCGGAGTTACCTTCGTATTGGGCGCGCTCATCGGCACCGCCGTCGGCTGAGACCGCGCCCACCGGGAAGCCGTCGCTCACAAGCCCCGTGTTTCCCCGTCGTTTCAGCCGCCACCGCACGGGGCATCACTCGGTAACGCACCGGCAGAGCCGCCAGGGCACGTGCCGGAATCGTCGGTCAACCCCCGGTCTGACGCTGGCCCGAAACGGCTGCTCCACGTCCTGGAACGTCCACATGCTGGAATTGAGTATCCGCTTCTCGAACACTCGGCCATCATGTAACCTGCACGAAATCGCAGAGGGCCAACGTCGTCCCTGTTGCGCATGCCTGGGAACAGGCAATGCATACAAGCCAATGACGACGACGGGAGAGCCATGCGTTCGCGTTCCGCGTTCATGGACGGGCGCCCCGCCCCGCAGGGGATGTACGACCCCCGCAACGAGCACGACGCCTGCGGCGTCGGCTTCGTGGCCACCCTCACCGGCGAGGCGAGCCATGCTCTGGTGGAGCAGGCGCTCACCGTCCTGCGCAACCTGGAACACCGCGGAGCCACCGGCGCCGAGCCCGACTCGGGCGACGGGGCGGGCATGCTGCTCCAGGTTCCCGACGCCTTCCTGCGTGACGCCGTCGACTTCGAGCTGCCCGCCGCCGGGCACTACGCGGTCGGCGTGGCCTTCCTGCCCGTCGAGAACGAGGACCGCGCCAAGGCCGTCGACACCATCGAGCGCATCGCCGGCGAAGAGGGCCTGACCGTCCTCGGCTGGCGCGAGGTCCCGGTCGCCCCCGAGCTGCTCGGCGCGACCGCCCGCTCGACGATGCCGTACTTCTCCCAGCTCTTCGTGGCCCACGCCGATGGCGCGTTCCTGGCCGGAATCGAGCTCGACCGGCCCGCCTTCGTGCTGCGCAAGCGCGCCGAGCGCGAGGCCGACGTCTACTTCCCCTCGCTGTCCGCCCGCACCCTGGTCTACAAGGGCATGCTCACCACCGGGCAGCTTGAGCCGTTCTTCCCCGACCTGTCGGACCGCAGGTTCGCCACCGCCATCGCGCTGGTGCACTCGCGCTTCTCGACCAACACCTTCCCGAGCTGGCCGCTCGCCCACCCCTACCGCTTCGTCGCGCACAACGGCGAGATCAACACGGTCAAGGGCAACCGCAACTGGATGCGGGCCCGCGAGTCGCAGCTGGCCAGCGGCCTGTTCTCCGGCGACATCGAGCGGATCTACCCGGTCTGCACCCCCGAGGCGTCCGACACCGCGTCCTTCGACGAGGTCCTGGAACTGCTGCACCTCGGCGGGCGCTCGCTGCCGCACAGCGTGCTGATGATGATCCCCGAGGCGTGGGAGAACCACGACTCGATGGACCCCGCGCGGCGGGCGTTCTACCAGTACCACTCCACGCTGATGGAGCCCTGGGACGGCCCGGCGTGCGTCACCTTCTCCGACGGCTCGGTCGTCGGAGCGGTCCTGGACCGCAACGGTCTGCGCCCCGGCCGCTACTGGGTCACCGACGACGGCCTGGTCGTGCTGGCCTCCGAGTCCGGTGTGCTGGACATCGCCCCGCACAAGGTGGTCCGCAAGGGCCGCCTGCAGCCCGGCCGGATGTTCCTGGTCGACACCGTCTCGCACCGGATCGTCGAGGACGACGAGATCAAGGCCGCCATCGCGGCCGAGAACCCGTACGCCGACTGGCTCGAAGCCGGCCTGATCGACCTCGCCGACCTGCCCGAGCGCGAGCACATCGTGCACACCCACGCCTCGGTCACCCGGCGCCAGCAGACCTTCGGCTACACCGAGGAGGAGCTGCGGGTCATCCTCGCCCCGATGGCCAGGACCGGCGGCGAACCGCTCGGCTCGATGGGCACGGACTCGCCGATCGCGGCGCTGTCGGAGCGGCCCCGGCTGCTGTTCGACTACTTCACCCAGCTCTTCGCCCAGGTCACCAACCCGCCGCTGGACGCGATCCGCGAAGAGCTGGTCACCTCGCTGATCTCCACCATCGGCCCCTCGGGCAACCTGCTGGAGCCCAGCCCCGCGTCCTGTCGCAACATCACCCTGCCCTTCCCGGTGATCGACAACGACGAGCTGGCCAAGCTCATCCACGTCAACGCCGACGGCGACATGCCAGGGCTGAAGGCCGCCACCCTGTCGGGCCTCTACCGGGTCACCGGCGGCGGCGAGGCACTGGCCGCCAGGCTCGCCGAGATCTGCGCCGAGGCCGACGCCGCCATAGAGGACGGCGCCCGGCTGATCGTGCTGTCCGACCGGCACTCCGACGCCGAGCACGCCCCGATCCCCTCGCTGCTGCTCACCTCCGCGGTGCACCACCACCTCATCCGCACCAAGCAGCGCACCCAGGTCGGGCTGCTGGTCGAGGCCGGCGACGTCCGCGAGGTCCACCACGTCGCGCTGCTCATCGGCTACGGCGCCGCCGCCGTCAACCCCTACCTGGCCATGGAGTCCGTCGAGGACCTGGCCGTGGCAGGCACCTTCCTCGGCGGCATCGAGGCCGAGGCGGCGCTGCGCAACCTGATCAAGGCGCTCGGCAAGGGCGTGCTCAAGG includes:
- the lgt gene encoding prolipoprotein diacylglyceryl transferase, with the translated sequence MELAFIPSPAHGVVHLGPIPLRGYAFCIIIGVFVAVWYGNKRWLARGGSAGTVADIAVWAVPFGLIGGRLYHVITDYELYFTDGKDWVDAFKVWQGGLGIWGAIAFGALGAWIGCRRRGIALPAYADAIAPGIAFAQAIGRWGNWFNQELYGGPTTLPWGLKIDAAHRPDNTPDLVTYHPTFLYESLWCIGVALLVIWADRRFKLGHGRAFALYVAAYTVGRAWIEHMRVDYAHHILGMRLNDWTAIVVFVGAVVYLVLSARMRPGREETVEPLPAGDAGLAAEGAGDTAAEADGTAVDLGKEPAADSAPDAAGDTAESPEADEQAEGEPSKAAAGPAGGPVTP
- a CDS encoding VIT1/CCC1 transporter family protein → MTSAAVEKAAATPYHVPHHVHRDVTGGWLRPAVFGAMDGLVSNLALMTGVAGGDVSSRTVVVTGLAGLAAGAFSMAAGEYTSVASQRELVEAELAVERIELDRHPEDELRELAALYVSRGVEPALAHEVARQLSADPEQALEIHAREELGVDPTDLPSPLLAAGSSFVSFALGALLPVLPYLLGADVLWPAVLLALAGLFGCGAAVARVTARSWWYGGLRQLALGGAACGVTFVLGALIGTAVG